The following DNA comes from Candidatus Micrarchaeia archaeon.
GCGTCCGGGCTTATGACCTCCAAGTCAGCGCCCAGCCGCTCCTTCGCGTGCGCAATGAGCGCAGCGCTCAGGCTGATGTTCCTTACCGGCATCCCGCCGTACTCGAATTCCCCTTCCTTCTTGAGGAAATGGCAGTCGAATGTGGTTACTCTGGAATATCCTGCGAACTTGAGCATCGCCATTACCGCTTCAGCGCTCTTCACTTCGCCCTCGAGCCATGTCTTGTCCTGGCGCGAATAAGGTATGTACGGGGCCACGAGCTCTATGCTCCTGGCTCCCATGAGCGCCTTCGCGATGAATACGGCCTGCACAAGCGCGGTGTCCTGGCCAGGATAGAGCCGGTGATAAACGGTCACGTCTTTTCCTTCGAAACTTTTCGCGTCCGGAACCCTCACGTAGCAGTCCCCATCCGGAAATTCCTTCATCTCCACGGTGGGCTTCATGATGTCTGAAAAATTCGCGGAAACCACTTTTTCCATACTATCACTTTAGTCCGAACTGTTTAAATCCCCGCCATTTCGCCCCGCGCATTATGCCTCCTTTATTTTCAGCGAGTACCTCTCAACGAGCCTGTCGAGCCTCCGCCTGGCCTTGTTCCCCATCCTCGCCAGCTCGGAACGCGAGACGTGTACCGTAATCCCGTCCTCGTTCTCCTCCACCGAGAAGGTGCGCAGGTAATGCTTCAGCACGCTATTCATCTTCTCCCCGAGGCTCGGCTGCCGCGCCTCCCTTCTGCCGGAGCCGGCGCGCTTTCCCAGGTAAGCCTGCCCGCGGACCGGGATTATCACAGTCTCATCCCCGAATTTGTAAATCTCGTATTCGTTGGCCCCAGTCTCGAAGTCCTTCACCTCTATGACCGGCCGTGCCAAATCTCTTTCTGTCATCCCGTAAGGGACTTTCACGGAAGCCGCGAGCTCGTAAATTTTCCGCACCTCGCCGCTCTGGATCAGCACCACCGTGTCTATTATCTGGGGCACTATGCCCATTTCCATCTTGGTTATGAACCTGTGTATCGCGTCTATCGCGCGGTTGGCGTGCACCACACCCACCATCCCCACGCCGGTCATGCGCATGTCCGCATAAATCATGAAATCCTTGAGCACGCGCACTTCGTCGTAAATTGTGTAATCAGGGCGCACCAGCAGCACAATTTCCTTCGTGTTCTCGAAATCCCCCTCAAGCGGCGCGTACTGCGTAATCTCCTTCTTCACCTGCAAATCCCTGGGTTTCTCAAGAGTTTTCACGATTTTTCCCTTCTCCTGGTAAAATTCCGCGAGCGCTGCAGCGAAGGTGGATTTTCCGCTTCCCGGAGGCCCGCAAATCACTATCCCCTCGGCTTTCTCATCAAGCCGCGCCTTGAGCTTTTCGCTCATTTTGTAATCCTGGAGCTTCATCTTCCGTATGGGCCTCACGATTGTTATCTCGAATCCGTCCGAGAACGGCGGCTTGGTTATCACGATGCGGAAGCTCCCCATCTGTATCACGACTGCGCCCCTCTTGTCCGACTCCATGTAATACTCATTATTGCGCTCGGTCGCCTCTATGATTTCCTCGCTCATCGCCCGTATCTCGTTCGTGCTGAGCTGTTTTCCAAGCGAAACGAGGCGCACCTCTCCGGGCTTCCCCACTTTCGCGACCGGAACGCAGTTCTCCTTGAGATGGATGCTCATCGTCTCAGTATTGAAGTACTTTTTGAACGAAAGCTCCTCCGCCTTCTCCTTCGCGTGCAAGTAGAGTGTTTCCACGCCCTCGGCTTCAGCGGCGAGATGCTGCACCTTGTCGCCGGTAATCAGCGTAGCGCCGAGCTCGCTGCCCAGCTTCCTTATGAGCGCGTCTATCTCGCCTCCTTCCTTTGCGAACCTTATCTGCTCTGGTTTTGGGCGCTCGCCCTGGAGCGAAAGCTCGACCCCTTTTTTCGCGCACAGCTCTCGCAGTCTTTTCATCACTGCGAACCCGGCGAACCCGGTTTCCTTCCCCTCGTTCGCTTGGTGCTCTATCTCGGCTATGGAAGCGTTCGCGACGTATAGCGTGCCTGAAACCTCGCCGCTTTCAAGGAGATCTATTATCCTCCCGTCAACAATTACGCTCGTGTCCGCGATGAACCTGTTTTTCATATTTTCGCTTTGGCTTGAAAATTATTTAAACCCCCTGCAGTCAAAACACATCATGAAGGTTCTGATGGTGGTCGCGCCGGTGAATTTCCAGGACAGGGAATACGAAGACACGAGGAAGGAGCTGGAGAATGCAGGAATCGGGATTGAAACTGCGAGCACCCGCGCAGGAACTTGCACCGGAAGGTTCGGGGGAAAAGTGGAAGCAAAAGCCCTCGGTGAAATGAAAGCGGATGATTTTGATGCAATAATTTTCATAGGCGGCCCTGGAACCCCGCTCGTTCGCGCTGATGAAAAAGCCGTGAAGCTCGCGCAGGAATTCAGCGGAAAAGGGAAACTGGTTTGCGCAATATGCTGGGCATCAACTATTTTGGCAAAAGCAGGAATTCTCGTGAACAAACGGGCCACACTGTGGGTCGGCTTTGACGGGGAATACGGAAAAAGCACGGATGAAATGCTCAGCGATGAGGGCGCGATAGTTGAAAGAAAACCCGTCGTAATAGATGGAAAAATAATAACCGCGGACGGCCCTGCGCACGCAAGCGTATTCGGGAGGGAGATTGCAAAAGCCCTGAAAACGCAGGGCTAAAGAACATCCGCCTTCACTTTCCCGACTCCGAGCGCAAAAATCAGTTTTCCCAGTCTCGGACCCTTCTCCTTCCCGATGAGCGTTAGGTAAATCTGCTTGAAGAATTCAGCCGGAACTATTCCTTTCTCTTTAGCGAAATTGAACACAGCATTGTGTATCGCAAGCGCATCTGCGTTGTCTGGTAGTGCAGTCATGAGGTCCTTCACGTTGCCATCCGCCTTCCTGGGCTGGTATTTGAAATTGTACTCGTCAGGGACGTAATCCTTTGCAATCCACTCCTCCACGTAATTTTTCAAGTATTGCATCCCTTCAGCGTCCCCAAGTGCCTCTCCGGTTTTGGCCCAGTCCTGGTAGATTGAATGATACATGAGCACGTCCTTGAACAGGGCTTTCCAGTGCCTTTTCCCGGAGAGCATGTACGCGAACGCCCTTTTCCGCCCGGCCCTGTCTAAATTCCCCAGTCCTTCTTCAGTGAGTTCCTGGCTCTGCTCGTATTCCTCCATCATCCTCAGCAGACTATCCTTACTAGGGCTTATGTCCTTGTTCTCGCCCAAATCCGGCCTGGCGAGTATGAAAGTGATGACTTCAGGCGGAAGCAAGCTCATGAGATCCGAAACGCCCATCCCTATTCCCTTGCTCTTCGAGTATTTCTTCCCCTGGAAGAGTATGAACCCGTATTTGTACCCTATTGGCGGCTCTTTTTTGAACATCTCAGTGAAAACAACCTCCAAAGTATCCCGGCTCCCGCCTTTGGTGAAGTGGTCCATGCCGGCTCCTTCGCAGCTGGTTCCGAAAAGGTCCTGCCACATCGGCCAGTGCAGCCTCCATGTTATCTTGTAATGGCGGTTCCCTACCGCGTCCTTGCCCGAGAATCCGCACCCTTTCGTGTATTTCACGTCCCGGTCGCACGCGTATTCGTAATTCTCAGTATCGTGCGAGAGCACGCGCGTGGTCGCGATTCTGCCGCACTTTTCGCATATGGGCATTATCGGGCTCCAGTCCTTCTTCTCTTCCTTGCCGCTCGTGCGCTCCACTATCTCCTTCGCCTGCTTCTCGTTCTCCAAAAAGAATTTCGCGTATCTGTCCGGCTTTCCTGATGCATAGAGTTCGTTCATCCGGATTATCTTCGCCTCAATCCCGAATTTTCCCATTATCCCAACCACTTCATCCAGGAAATGGTCCCCGAAGCTCCTGCTTTTTCCCGTGGGGTCAGGCACGTGCGCGAGCGGCTTTCCCAGGTGCGGCGCAAGCGTTTTCTCATGCTCCTTCATGGAAAGCGGTACGGAATCGAACGCGTCCATTATGTCTGCCATGAAATAGAATTCGGTCTCGTGCTTGTTCTTCACCAGCATGTCCCGTATTTTGGAAGGATAGAGGAATTCGCACAAAGTTCCGAGATGGGCCGGCCCGGAGGTGGTTATTCCGGAACTTATTACAAATGGGGGCTTCTTTTTCTCCGCAACCTCAAAAGCCAGCTTTTCCGCCCAGTGCATGTTGTTCCTGTCCATAAACAAATCACTCTAATGGCATTGTCGTTCATTATTTCCCGGCAATCTTTTTAAATGATTGACGCGATAGCCAGTGGGTGGTTTCATGAACAAATTCGTTATTCTCGCATTGGCTGCAATCATGCTTGTAGGATGCACCCAGCAGGTGCCCAAATTGCCGAACGTGACTATTCCAGGCACGACTCCGAGCGTGAACGTGACTGTAAATACTTCGGGCACAACTCAAACCTCTGGCCAGGGCCAGCAGGCGAATCAAACAGATTCAACTGGCCAGACTGGCGGCCAGACGGTAAGCTCGTTCAACCATTACGACCTGTTCGTGAAAGACGTTTCGTTCAACACGTCTGCGCCAGTGGTGTCCTTTTTCACCACCATGACTGTGAAAGTCGGATACGAGGGCAAGATGAAGCCGGCAAAATACAAGATTACTTATTACGACAACAATGATTTGGTGCAGTCCAAGACCATCCTGGCTCCGAAGGAGGAGGAATCCGCGAGCTTCTACTGGCTCCCGGTTTCGGACGGAAACCATGCCTTGAGGATAGTGGTGGAAACCCTGGACGAAACCACAACCGAAGACGGCCCGGCATCGAACAACCAGGTGGAAAGGAGCTTAGGCGTGCTTCCGATAGGGGTGTCAGGCGGGAGCTCCGGAAAGGAAATCACAACGAGATTCTACCGCGCCCAGCAGTTCGAGGTCCAGAACAAAATCGGCATAGGGGCGGTTTCACTCTACCTCAAGTCGGACAGGATGCCCAAGGACGTGCAGCTGGTGGTCCAGCTCAGGAGGGACGATTTGGGCAAGCCAGGCATCGGGGCCAACATACTGAAAACAGACTACCTTTCGGCGAAGAGCATAGACGCGCCCCAGTGGTTCACGATATCGTACGGCACCAACGGGCTCTACCTGGACCAGGGGAAATACTGGGTGGTCGCATATCTGGCCGAAGACAGCCCGGACAGCCCGCAATGGATAAATTCTGCAACCAGCTACCCAGGAGCGTCGGCTGTACTGGACAAGACCGAAGGGTACGGAAACATATGGAACTCTGATTCCGGAAGCTTCGCATTTGAGGTTTCGACGTCGCCCTAGC
Coding sequences within:
- the prs gene encoding ribose-phosphate diphosphokinase, which encodes MEKVVSANFSDIMKPTVEMKEFPDGDCYVRVPDAKSFEGKDVTVYHRLYPGQDTALVQAVFIAKALMGARSIELVAPYIPYSRQDKTWLEGEVKSAEAVMAMLKFAGYSRVTTFDCHFLKKEGEFEYGGMPVRNISLSAALIAHAKERLGADLEVISPDAGANYMSGGKGMRKVRGDYGKGNIVYRAIEKMEIDFDVNGKNVLVIDDMISTGSTMAKAVENLRKNGAGKIALAATHGFFLKDSLKRLGQLSDCIFVSNTIPSAVSEVDFMDAIRG
- a CDS encoding ATPase, T2SS/T4P/T4SS family, with product MKNRFIADTSVIVDGRIIDLLESGEVSGTLYVANASIAEIEHQANEGKETGFAGFAVMKRLRELCAKKGVELSLQGERPKPEQIRFAKEGGEIDALIRKLGSELGATLITGDKVQHLAAEAEGVETLYLHAKEKAEELSFKKYFNTETMSIHLKENCVPVAKVGKPGEVRLVSLGKQLSTNEIRAMSEEIIEATERNNEYYMESDKRGAVVIQMGSFRIVITKPPFSDGFEITIVRPIRKMKLQDYKMSEKLKARLDEKAEGIVICGPPGSGKSTFAAALAEFYQEKGKIVKTLEKPRDLQVKKEITQYAPLEGDFENTKEIVLLVRPDYTIYDEVRVLKDFMIYADMRMTGVGMVGVVHANRAIDAIHRFITKMEMGIVPQIIDTVVLIQSGEVRKIYELAASVKVPYGMTERDLARPVIEVKDFETGANEYEIYKFGDETVIIPVRGQAYLGKRAGSGRREARQPSLGEKMNSVLKHYLRTFSVEENEDGITVHVSRSELARMGNKARRRLDRLVERYSLKIKEA
- a CDS encoding DJ-1/PfpI family protein encodes the protein MKVLMVVAPVNFQDREYEDTRKELENAGIGIETASTRAGTCTGRFGGKVEAKALGEMKADDFDAIIFIGGPGTPLVRADEKAVKLAQEFSGKGKLVCAICWASTILAKAGILVNKRATLWVGFDGEYGKSTDEMLSDEGAIVERKPVVIDGKIITADGPAHASVFGREIAKALKTQG
- the lysS gene encoding lysine--tRNA ligase, producing MDRNNMHWAEKLAFEVAEKKKPPFVISSGITTSGPAHLGTLCEFLYPSKIRDMLVKNKHETEFYFMADIMDAFDSVPLSMKEHEKTLAPHLGKPLAHVPDPTGKSRSFGDHFLDEVVGIMGKFGIEAKIIRMNELYASGKPDRYAKFFLENEKQAKEIVERTSGKEEKKDWSPIMPICEKCGRIATTRVLSHDTENYEYACDRDVKYTKGCGFSGKDAVGNRHYKITWRLHWPMWQDLFGTSCEGAGMDHFTKGGSRDTLEVVFTEMFKKEPPIGYKYGFILFQGKKYSKSKGIGMGVSDLMSLLPPEVITFILARPDLGENKDISPSKDSLLRMMEEYEQSQELTEEGLGNLDRAGRKRAFAYMLSGKRHWKALFKDVLMYHSIYQDWAKTGEALGDAEGMQYLKNYVEEWIAKDYVPDEYNFKYQPRKADGNVKDLMTALPDNADALAIHNAVFNFAKEKGIVPAEFFKQIYLTLIGKEKGPRLGKLIFALGVGKVKADVL
- a CDS encoding CARDB domain-containing protein; protein product: MNKFVILALAAIMLVGCTQQVPKLPNVTIPGTTPSVNVTVNTSGTTQTSGQGQQANQTDSTGQTGGQTVSSFNHYDLFVKDVSFNTSAPVVSFFTTMTVKVGYEGKMKPAKYKITYYDNNDLVQSKTILAPKEEESASFYWLPVSDGNHALRIVVETLDETTTEDGPASNNQVERSLGVLPIGVSGGSSGKEITTRFYRAQQFEVQNKIGIGAVSLYLKSDRMPKDVQLVVQLRRDDLGKPGIGANILKTDYLSAKSIDAPQWFTISYGTNGLYLDQGKYWVVAYLAEDSPDSPQWINSATSYPGASAVLDKTEGYGNIWNSDSGSFAFEVSTSP